The sequence agtgtagctagcagttacacatgcatatgactagtgtaactaggagttacacatacatattgatatgtgtacccaaaatcagtatgtgtaagtaaaagttacacatctaattaacatgtgtaacttgcagatacacatgcatctgaattatgtaactaggagttacacatgcatctgacttagatatgtcaacataaaatcagcaaatccatctctaaatgaataacactagcaaaaacgagaggtgactatcaagcaattaccagtcataaaataatacagttaaccttgcaagtgaatgagaagctcttaattaagatatcactgcttcagcagaaagacgttgttagcactgtattaacagaaagacgttttacagtgctagtctagatgtacctaagccattttcatattatcgatgacgaaggacattttaagcaacagaaagtaaagcttcagacagtaattatactggcagaataatacaaacacctgggaaccttgtgctagcacattaatatcgcaaaaaatgatcacacaactgattcagcagggtatagatatgaacccaggaaaacaaaatgcatgtgtaatcagtagttacacatgtaaacaatagttacacatgcatattagcataagttacacatacaatcatcatgtgtaactagaaattacacatctaattatgTAACTATAGTATAATAACTATAActgcatctaattagtctaatctgcatccactactactccctactactaggacttgatgttcttttctcaatttcataaatataaccactataacatatcccatcaaattagcatgtgtaactataagatacatatgcatatcccatcaaattagcatgtgtaactataagttacacatctaatttgcatgtgtaactagtagatacacatttatttggcttgtgtacctagaagttacatatttaattagcatgtgtaactactagttacacatccatagtctgccaatgctagttaaacgtgcaaattgtcatgcatatggcttgtgtgatgtgcagttaaacagatgtatgagttaagtgaaaccattccagacctatatccatatactacctttcaagaaaaaAGAAGTAGCTAGTCGTAAGTAATCAAGAAGGCTTACTTGATAACGGTGTTCACTTTATCTGTCTGGATGTTTTACATCTTCTTGAAAGCatccttattttcttcttcttgttgtcttcaatcttcttcattgCGGACTCGGTGGTGAGTGGGTATTTCAGGATCTGGTAATGGTCCAGCTTGTTCCTTGGTAGTGCACTAATATATTGGTACTTGGGATTCCTTGCCTTCTGCAATGTCTTTGGCCTGTGAAATATGACTGATGTGCAGATATTCTTAGCCTTCTTCTTAATGGTTGATGCTCCAGCTTTGACAGCCTTGGAAGCTTTGTTAGCCAGCACCTTGGGGTCAGCCTTCTTAGTAACTACATGACAAGCAAATGATATCAGTACCATAGCAGCTAGAACACTTCTCATACAAATGAACAAAACATGacatccaaaaatcaaaaaccaatggacACAGAATAGTCAAATCTATCTCATAACTGAATAAACTAGAGCAAGTATACAAAACTTAATAGTTCACCCTTACAGAGTTACAGACTCTACAAAAAGAAGGTAAAATTAAAAATGTCACAGTTAGATAGAAGTTTCAtattaggttacatatgcatataccatcaaattaacatgtgtaactataagtcacacatctaatttgcatgtgtaactagtagatacacaagCATGTTATGTTTTGTTAGCTATTGCGGTAATTCTATTCTCTTACGATGATTGAAAAGGAATACACAGATGCATATCTTGAAGTTTACCTTCAACAAACTCGACGGTTTCAAATTTCAGTAACAATCTTGCTCAAACAAATAAGCTACATGTTCTGTGATTCTCATTACCTTAAGTCAATCTATACTTCTGTACCTTCGCAAAAGATAGTTTAATTCAATATAATCTTATAATGCTTGTCCATGAAtgcaagtttctgattttcaattgCTAAGACATGAAGCAAAGTATATCTTTAGTGTTTCTGTTTTCAATTACTAGGACAACATTGACCAaatgaattttcagaaaaataaggCTCTTAATAACTATATACATTGTTTACGTGTATGTGTGGattgcagggagtggtggtgttgATAATGATACCAAAAAAGTGGTTAAGCAGATGAGGATGGTGTTGTCTAGTGAGCTTCAGGTAAACATGACTCCATAAAATTTGATTGTGATTGCCACATTTCTAGGTATCTATATATGTTGGCATATGGATGTCTAACTGCTAGTTATCCGAAACCTGTAActagcaggatgtgtaactagcagttacacattctgggatataaagtttatgttatgTATATTTCAAgttcttatgaaaaggtatatcatgCATATTAGAATGACTAGATAACATTGTTCGGCAGTTGCTTTATGGCCAGCTTGTTCTCAGTAAAGGACCATCATTCAGTTTGGATGAGGATCTAGCAGTAACtaccaggatgtgtaactgctagttacacatcctgggatataaagtttatgttatatATATTGCAAGTTATTATAAATACAACTATAACAAGCTTGGTAATACCCAAATTCCACCTTCGTAAATCTAATCAGATCCACGAAATCAATCAGTTCAGCTACAAAGTGAGATACCGATCAATATAGCTTCAATTTTCACATGTTTAATATTTAATTGATTCATACATCCTAATCTAAGTATACAAAAACACAGAAATCACATCCACTCAAACCTCGATAAGATCACAGACAAGCAAAACAAACTAAACATCTAGGAATTGACATCAACTTTACATACAAACCCCAATCAAGTGCATCGATCATGAAATTAACAGTAAAACGAATCATTATCCACCTCCAATAACATGCAACTAAGTCCACTAAAACCAGATCAGAAATTATTTCAAATccaaacaaaatcaaaccaaatctaGAACTTCAAGCTCAAAATTCAACCTCAAAAAACCTAGATCAACCACCAAACTACCAAACAAATCTACAAAATATCACAAAAAATCAGTAGTGAGATTCTTACGCTTTTCACCACCAAAGACATGATTAACAGGTTTCTTCCTTCCCAAGAGGCGATTAATAGCAGAATGAacaccttttgctgatgaagatTTAGGTACTGACTGAATGTTGAGCAGCACAAACCTCATATGAATGTTGTTTCCCAACATTAACGAAAATGTTGATATTTGGAGTCTAGGGTAGGAAAGTAATGTCTCAACAATAGGGGTAGAAAAGTGTATGCAATTGATTTTGTATCAAAACACCACCATTAACTAGCGGTTACACGAAGATAAGACCTTAGGTGTTTTGGAAGTAATGTCTCAACAATAGGGGTAGGAAAGTGTATGCAATTGATTTTGTTTGTTTAGCCACAACAGTCATAGTATAAAAGATCAAGAAAGGCAGTTGATAACTTAACTTAGCATGCGTAATTATGAGTTATACATGCACCTGACTAGTGTAATTGagaattacacatccatatatgacatgtgtatccagcaGTCAATGAAAACACATATGTAACTataacttaaacattcaattaacatgtgtaactcctaattacacatgtgtatacgaaagttacacatgcaatttggatgtgtagacgcaagttacacatgttgtgcATCAAAATTCTAAGACTCATACACTTGCACAATAATTTCTAAGTATCAAGATATTCATACACATTAATGAAACAACACATAACATGTCATATTGCTATAAATTTGTACACAAAGTACatctattcataaaaatgttgaaaataaAGCAAGTTATCTAAAATTAGAAAGAAGGAATCATCTTACTTACCACTGACTTTAGATCCTCCTCCAAAACTTCTCAAATACCACCACCTCTACCACTACAACTCCTCATCTTCCACCAGAACCTGCATATCCACCACCAACACTATTGATGAACATTAGTACCCTCTACAGTTACGATGACGACAAGtaatcaccatcaacaacaaaaacaacaatattCTAAACGCATACATAGATTTAAAACTTGTTGATTCAATTAAAACGAGAGAAATCTTATTGATTTTCAGATCTTTTCCCATACGGCGAtttcatttctgctgctgttgaagatcttCTTGATTCAATTGTTGAATTTGCACAAAAAGTAAGTAATTAGGGTTAAAACGACATTGAAGAAATTcgattgattcaaaaaaaaatcaggttcttcttcttctcagatcttaacagaatcaattaaaataaaaatcaaaatctaaTCAAACATTGAACTAATAACAGTAAGAATGATTAACCTAATCAAAAACCTAATCCGAAATGATTTCTGCTGCTTCGAATCAACTGAAACTTAGATTTgattcaaaatcttcaaaaaaCCCAATCGAACAAAAGAAAACCTAATCTGATGCatcttgaaaccaacaaaaacctaTATTCAAATGAAATCCATTCAAAGATTGATTCGTATTGGTGATTAACTGATGATTACCTGCAAAATcgtctcgtcttcttcttcacagatCTAAAATCGGATGAGCGGAGAGAGAAAAATAATgcagaagagagagaaaaagaaaagagaaatgaaaatatcttctGGGATTCCTCCTGTATAAATAGTAAAGGGTAGTtttgtcattattaaaattcgtaataattaattatgggccagatctgaagaaatatTGATATTCTGGGCCTAGTAGTATCATTTCATGAAAGTATGGACTTGACAGTGGATGATCCATTtggtggggcttctatatgtttgaacccatatagcagggggttatagtatttttcacttctaTGATTGGGTAtattatgagatgaccttgtcgagtgatatgcaaaatttgaaatatcattataataattattttgccTAAACATAGGACAATAACGATTTGAGTTCGTATGAGGAGAAAaattagccaattcgtttgatacaaaagaaagtgcatcttgcatcttaaaaaaatttcatccccattgcaagtgtcctttattaccacaataataacaatgcttaatataaatatacgaagtacgagttttgatgttacctttttgtggatcctcttgcattggagttcgacgagttttcttcttcttcttgtctttgttcaacgttgttgcttacttgacattagcagaaatgccttctttgattattgttggttgaacactattcttaggcttgacagacttttcttctttgcaagaaatatgagcatctttgtcatcagtggaagcctatggtttagaagaatttttagctttaacaaattttacctctttgctaatatttgaagcatctattccctcatagcccaatcctcgtgtatcacgatgatttctacttgcttctaacattgaggttaaattgtttaagctaacattgaactttttaaggtccaaaatttcttcttccaacgtcttgattttatcaagagcaccagctagatcagccttaaggtgtttttctcgtgagagatatacaccttctttctcttcaaaactctctggttgagaattaacccttgcttcagattcaacaagtttcttttccaacaaatgtactttttcaagagcaccatcacgctctttctctaaaaattttgtttgagagagactagcactggaTTTTTCTTCAATACCCTGTAtttgtcgagaattaaacattgcttccgattcagcacgtttcttttccaacaaaaacagttctcttcgaagattttcacattctaatttcttagaatttagatcatTTGTACGATATTTAAGAAGACAATCACTGGtttggtaaccaatataatatccttgaaaaaccttcctcaatttcttgttctcacgacaaagaggagtcataaaaccaagaaaatccgaagttatcagtttttcatttttcaaaggatCCAGTaatttagagtattctgagatatcctcttctacttcttgttcaaaatatGAGTCATCATCATTGGAAATTTTATCTAAcccttcttgtagacgtattttccagtcgtcattggtttctacattattaacaagattaacttgtctcgtagaatctctagagatgatttcttcagatattgaatcatagatgccatcatcaagtgttaatttaaaactcttgatgtcttgctttacgttaactgaattattcattagattcaattcttataggttggatcgcaccaaacacatattgttagatcttttcgtgtttgcctgctctgataccaattgcaaaggcgagggtacccaaatatacctcaagctaaaacttttcctacctataagtcctttctccgaaagtgattgtctatggactgagtcgagaaaatataactaatcggttcacacttcgtgtgatcgtctatggatacgagatcgagacaatacaacaacgaagtatgttacctGATAAAAatgtttggacttaaccaaacacaataggattcacttatcaagtaaataggaattaacgtttgtgtaatttactttaattataataaaacaattataatgcggaaatataaaataaatgacacagcaatattttgttaacgaggaaaccgcaaatgcataaaaaccccgggaccttgtctagaattgaatactctcatgattaagccgctacacaaaattacacctaacttcgtatagttgagaccaaacaactaaacctatagttcacctagttccgtctgtattcccacgcctccgaccttagtcacgtacttggaacaattcctttggttcgtattccaaacagtaaaggaacaacaaatctgtttggtatcaactctattcaaccgagtgatatgagtcggacaaaggctcttccgtttatcttaacataaactccttcttcaggttcttagatctatcttatattcaattaccaaagtaatcatttaagattaagccaacaacactattaatccaaagaattgtgttgatgccgatctactcaattaatcaatccaatctatcacaaagataaaccgattattaattggaccctcttttaccgaaacaagtattgtgcacaccaaagattatgaacccacaaatcagaaatcttcaatatcttgttcgtcttcaagtcttcttagatcttaaataaacacctgcacacaatcacttgaatctcttgtgatcaatcacgcacagaacgaagtatgctaataatggattatcacaagatcgtctttagaactaacaacagtctaaagatccctatcgaaactctgaactagtttgaatgaatcttatatcagaagagaagattctcaagcataaacaaactaggtgcaatcaaagttcaaccaccgttagtcaatcaaatcaaagaaaacaaaagataaaccgcaattatctagttttccaccaacggtacacggtagagattctcaatcccaaagaatactttaaactgagcggacgtaagagatttatgctaattaggttactctcctctccgaataggcagctacaccagtaacaacacaacaaatagGAAGCTTGTTGattacaaaggattagtttgctagaaaggcaaaattcaagtatttatagacaaggaagtttggaaactaaggaatttccaaaaccgaaaatattttcaatatattcattaaagcacaaattcggttttcataattcctggaaatgctctgtcaaaaaataatgatcgaaatctttcggaaaatctctaattagtaaatgcacattactaattcttatttcctacaaaatgaagttaaataacttaattaaaagattcttaacttatttatatttcgatcctgggattctcttcccttagctattaaggaataactttgaacaattaaataataaacattcatagcacgtgttcaaagtatttcgacatccttactttgtaagttctctttcacacttacaaccttgaaaccgatttgccacacttccaaacaagtttagaattgtttcatctgactttcaagaactatgtgattgatcaaataacattcaatcacattcATGGatttatcggttctaccaaaacaagtttcggttctaccttccatgtgagtactttgcataatcatactagctttccaaaattcggttgactaggtactaggatcggttccacacatatatatggtatctaacttatatgtgttgcacatgtccataggatcggttcccctttgcctataaacgtgttgcacatgttcataggatcggttccccttattTCTATAAACCTTGCTACACCTCataaaaggatcggttcccctttgtgatgtactgcacctcttactaggatcggttcccctttcccatatttggtcagacataaaatcacaaacccgatcatatcatctcaggtgattacttaagatcggtttcactaataaaagtcataccaatacataagtcaggcctttgtgaatagttctaccaagaacacaacaagtcgtgaacggttgtACTCaattacacatattggttgttcataagatatgcaatgaataaaaaaccaataacgcctggcaatttccttttcggttcacgaacaagtttatgaacttacttccttagaaaacatgtaaaacattgttccctaggatgaaatcttcacctcatacccatacataatcacaatagcattcaaatgattatggcgatgtcttatctacaaagtttaatggttaagcaataaacctcgtattgtattccttaatactatatctatctagagttcaaatatgcttcgcagttttgttttcaatatgcacgacttgaaagatacattagggaatgaacagttcaagtcaaatatcactaacctcaagtggaaggatgattgttgtcgttgtagctccttgcttcttcacatcttcaaaacttcgcaatacttgtaatgtctcatatcctaatactttcaagctaacctatacgaagttgactctagtacataatcaagcgactcttaacatgagttttgattcactaaagtatgacaaccaaacttgacataccaacgcttggtgggttcaaccgagctatgctctaatataatgtttcaaaagaatCTTGTAAATTAACTATTTCTTCAACTGAGTCGGTAAGTTGTTGTCCTTCCTTAATCTCTTCAACTGAGTCAGTAAGTTGTTGATCTTCTTTAACTTCTGCAGGTGAGTCAGTAATTTTTAAAATCGTTTTTCATGCATCAAATCCTCCCAGCAATCTTTCCGCCATCTCCAGTCTCTTCATGTTTATAT comes from Papaver somniferum cultivar HN1 chromosome 7, ASM357369v1, whole genome shotgun sequence and encodes:
- the LOC113295250 gene encoding 60S ribosomal protein L23A-like, which gives rise to MLGNNIHMRFVLLNIQSVPKSSSAKGVHSAINRLLGRKKPVNHVFGGEKLTKKADPKVLANKASKAVKAGASTIKKKAKNICTSVIFHRPKTLQKARNPKYQYISALPRNKLDHYQILKYPLTTESAMKKIEDNKKKKIRMLSRRCKTSRQIK